One Weissella coleopterorum DNA segment encodes these proteins:
- a CDS encoding GH25 family lysozyme, giving the protein MTMNGLDLSSYQEGLNAGAIEADFIIVKATEGTYFINPVGDQHYQQAKAEGKLLGVHHFMSNEDPRAQAKYFVNNIGGYIGEAILILDFEADGLGLGPNGAKVFLDRVYELTGVAPLIYMSKSVIHQMDWSAVSPQYGLWAAQYANYDRTGYLSDPWTDGTGWGVWGEPAIYQYSSTGLLAGYDGNLDLNIAYMDKDA; this is encoded by the coding sequence ATGACAATGAACGGATTAGATTTATCAAGTTACCAAGAAGGATTGAATGCAGGGGCAATTGAGGCAGATTTTATTATCGTCAAAGCAACAGAAGGGACTTATTTTATTAATCCCGTCGGGGATCAACATTACCAGCAAGCTAAAGCAGAAGGTAAGTTACTAGGTGTGCATCACTTTATGTCTAATGAAGACCCACGAGCGCAAGCGAAATATTTTGTGAATAATATTGGGGGGTATATCGGCGAGGCTATTTTGATTCTTGATTTTGAAGCAGATGGATTGGGATTAGGGCCGAACGGTGCCAAGGTATTCTTAGATCGTGTATATGAATTAACTGGTGTAGCACCATTAATTTACATGTCTAAGTCTGTTATTCATCAAATGGATTGGTCAGCGGTTTCTCCACAATATGGTTTGTGGGCAGCACAGTACGCCAATTACGATCGAACTGGGTATTTGTCTGATCCTTGGACAGACGGCACAGGTTGGGGAGTATGGGGAGAACCAGCAATTTATCAGTATAGCTCAACCGGACTATTGGCTGGTTATGATGGTAATCTGGATTTGAATATTGCATATATGGATAAGGACGCTTGA
- the dnaI gene encoding primosomal protein DnaI, producing the protein MSNVEPFNFRSNQGQQNVGKSFQNILKKRPKMQSEYEKIRKIILDDEEIQKFIQNNQPALNETIFNRDLATVYEYYLQRQKQNAGQNDVHPGYNPELLFVDQRVVIQYRASKQMQKQHEKLKASSKITTLGMPKQLKMATMNDFTGIEPGMAAAVLAVSEFIQAYVENPKEFHRATYLQGPYGVGKTYLMGAMANQLSFDDIDVLLLHYPTLASNMKEAINDSSIDTKTVRLEMKNVDILVLDDIGAEIDGSGWIRDDVLSVVLDYRMQNGLATFFTSNFSMNQLEKEHFALTKNGADPVKAERIMQRIKYLAKEIPVSGKNRRLDS; encoded by the coding sequence ATGTCAAATGTAGAACCATTTAACTTTAGGAGTAATCAAGGGCAGCAAAATGTGGGGAAATCTTTTCAAAATATTTTAAAAAAACGTCCTAAAATGCAAAGCGAATATGAAAAAATTAGAAAAATTATCCTGGATGATGAAGAAATTCAAAAATTCATTCAAAATAATCAACCTGCTTTGAATGAAACCATTTTTAATCGAGATTTGGCCACGGTTTACGAATATTATTTACAAAGACAAAAACAAAATGCCGGTCAAAATGATGTCCACCCTGGCTATAACCCTGAATTATTATTTGTTGATCAAAGGGTGGTCATTCAGTATCGTGCTAGCAAACAAATGCAAAAGCAACATGAAAAATTAAAAGCTTCTAGCAAGATTACAACCCTAGGAATGCCTAAACAATTGAAAATGGCGACCATGAATGATTTTACTGGCATCGAGCCCGGAATGGCGGCAGCAGTTTTAGCCGTATCTGAATTTATTCAAGCTTATGTTGAGAACCCCAAAGAATTTCATCGAGCCACATATTTACAGGGACCTTATGGAGTTGGTAAAACTTATTTAATGGGGGCCATGGCTAATCAATTATCGTTTGATGATATTGATGTACTTTTGTTGCATTATCCAACTCTAGCATCCAATATGAAAGAAGCTATTAATGATTCCAGTATTGACACTAAGACGGTGCGCTTGGAGATGAAAAATGTTGATATCTTGGTATTAGATGACATTGGGGCAGAAATTGATGGAAGCGGATGGATTCGAGACGATGTTTTAAGTGTTGTTCTAGATTACCGGATGCAGAATGGCTTAGCCACATTTTTTACTTCGAATTTTTCGATGAATCAACTAGAGAAAGAACATTTTGCATTAACCAAAAATGGAGCCGATCCAGTTAAAGCGGAAAGAATTATGCAACGAATTAAGTATTTAGCAAAGGAGATTCCGGTTAGTGGTAAAAATAGAAGGTTAGATTCATGA
- the coaE gene encoding dephospho-CoA kinase (Dephospho-CoA kinase (CoaE) performs the final step in coenzyme A biosynthesis.) has protein sequence MLEIGITGGIATGKSTVAKYIQEQGYPVLDADVVSRELVRPGSIILQALARQFGLQILKDDGELDRSKLGNIVFGDEEKLKKLNSIMHPAINQELKKQAKILAQEGYDLIFLEIPLLFETKNAVGVDRIIVVTLNPDEQLMRLVQRNHLTNTEAKQRIDAQLPIDQKEALADYVVQNNQTNVMHDQVDHIIDELRSLS, from the coding sequence ATGTTGGAAATTGGAATTACCGGTGGAATTGCTACTGGAAAATCAACGGTGGCAAAATATATTCAAGAACAGGGATATCCGGTTTTAGATGCTGATGTGGTGAGTCGCGAATTGGTTAGACCCGGATCGATAATATTACAAGCATTGGCACGTCAATTCGGTTTACAAATCTTAAAAGATGATGGGGAATTGGATCGCTCCAAATTAGGTAACATCGTTTTTGGCGATGAAGAAAAGTTGAAAAAATTAAATTCGATAATGCATCCTGCTATTAATCAAGAATTAAAAAAGCAAGCAAAGATTTTAGCACAGGAAGGTTATGATCTTATCTTTCTGGAAATTCCATTGTTATTTGAAACCAAAAATGCAGTTGGAGTAGATCGGATTATAGTTGTGACATTGAACCCAGACGAACAATTAATGCGATTAGTTCAACGGAACCATTTAACAAACACTGAGGCCAAACAGCGAATTGATGCTCAACTTCCCATAGATCAAAAAGAAGCGTTAGCAGATTATGTGGTACAGAACAATCAAACTAATGTGATGCATGATCAAGTAGATCATATCATTGATGAATTAAGAAGTTTAAGTTAA
- a CDS encoding YibE/F family protein, translating to MSVTFILALILLILMIIIGGKKGFGAYISLWINFTILMGMLLFISWGFNLWVILLVGSSLVLLITVYSSGADEDTILIALQSSLIVMLILMIIIIPVEHINFVQGFAVENSEELEGLSLQIGLNFGQLGVAAALLATLGAIAEAAVAITSGISEIMYHHPQMKLFDLIKEGRQLGQQIVGTALNTVLFGFMADFLSLGMMFAKLHYSFAEIINSKLFVAAILSMIYAFLGVIMVLPITLMLINLRHKHKLNS from the coding sequence ATGTCAGTTACATTCATTTTAGCGCTCATTCTGCTTATTTTGATGATCATTATTGGTGGTAAAAAGGGATTTGGTGCTTACATTAGCCTATGGATTAATTTCACTATCTTAATGGGGATGTTACTTTTTATTAGTTGGGGATTTAATCTTTGGGTTATATTACTAGTTGGAAGCAGTTTGGTTTTGTTAATTACAGTTTATAGTTCTGGAGCCGACGAAGATACTATCTTGATCGCATTACAAAGTAGTTTGATTGTAATGTTAATTTTAATGATAATCATCATTCCAGTTGAGCATATTAATTTTGTTCAAGGTTTTGCGGTCGAAAATTCCGAGGAATTAGAAGGGTTATCCCTTCAAATTGGTTTGAATTTTGGTCAATTGGGAGTAGCAGCGGCCTTATTAGCTACTTTGGGGGCGATTGCTGAAGCAGCAGTTGCCATCACTTCTGGAATATCTGAAATTATGTATCATCATCCACAGATGAAACTGTTTGATTTAATCAAAGAAGGACGCCAATTAGGTCAACAAATTGTGGGAACAGCGCTGAATACTGTTTTATTCGGATTTATGGCTGACTTTTTGAGCTTAGGGATGATGTTTGCCAAGCTTCATTATAGTTTTGCCGAGATTATTAATTCTAAATTATTTGTTGCAGCCATCTTATCAATGATTTATGCGTTTTTAGGAGTTATTATGGTTTTAC
- a CDS encoding YibE/F family protein has product MMFVQNKVKLAPWLILFFGIGILYFGLRQDAFLYQQPIVQVKQVKTFDINHATDAYLNHVQNYQQSVQVEFLNTHKQGQKIWVENNYDSSQGMDQQLQPRMQIFLRRQGDTWSFDNVKRDSTWIPILIMLIGLLVNLMGKAGRLTSVSLLLNSLLFIMAIGLNLRTGTHYLLVIFILFSLIVSALTLGFVMGLRNRQTWVIFLTVLTATCSAMLIAAIVFKLDHNQGLNFELLGFITQLPIPMFFAMTLVGVLGAVMDESTDMIATLFTLIKTNPKITAKELVLAGQHVGQEIFGALTNVLFLIFIASQIPMAILFLRNGNDIGYTYSMNMKLGMIQTLISAIGIVLTVPAGIMWVIIDHKYQDSIHKRRRN; this is encoded by the coding sequence ATGATGTTTGTTCAAAATAAGGTAAAATTAGCACCGTGGTTAATTTTATTTTTTGGCATAGGAATATTGTATTTTGGGTTAAGGCAGGATGCATTTTTATATCAGCAACCAATCGTTCAAGTTAAACAGGTAAAGACTTTTGATATAAACCATGCCACTGATGCTTATTTAAATCATGTTCAAAACTATCAACAAAGTGTTCAAGTTGAATTTTTAAATACACATAAACAAGGACAAAAAATTTGGGTTGAAAACAACTATGATAGTAGTCAAGGAATGGATCAGCAATTGCAACCAAGAATGCAAATTTTCTTACGTCGACAAGGTGATACTTGGAGTTTTGATAACGTTAAAAGGGACTCCACTTGGATTCCAATCTTAATAATGTTAATTGGGTTGTTAGTTAATTTGATGGGAAAAGCCGGACGATTAACATCGGTATCCTTGCTGTTAAATTCATTGTTATTTATTATGGCGATTGGTCTTAATCTTAGGACTGGCACCCATTACTTATTGGTAATTTTTATTTTATTTAGCCTGATTGTATCGGCCTTAACTTTGGGATTTGTGATGGGGCTTAGAAATCGTCAAACTTGGGTAATATTTTTAACAGTCTTGACTGCGACATGTAGTGCTATGTTAATTGCGGCCATAGTTTTTAAATTGGATCATAATCAAGGTTTAAATTTTGAATTATTAGGGTTTATTACACAGTTACCAATTCCAATGTTTTTTGCAATGACGTTAGTGGGCGTCTTGGGTGCAGTTATGGATGAATCAACGGATATGATAGCAACTCTATTTACATTAATAAAGACTAATCCCAAGATTACAGCGAAGGAATTAGTGCTGGCGGGACAACATGTGGGTCAAGAAATATTTGGCGCTTTAACAAATGTGTTATTTTTGATTTTTATTGCTTCTCAAATCCCCATGGCAATTTTATTTTTAAGGAACGGCAATGATATTGGATATACATATAGTATGAATATGAAGTTAGGAATGATTCAAACTTTAATTAGTGCCATCGGTATTGTTTTAACCGTTCCCGCTGGCATTATGTGGGTAATAATTGATCATAAATATCAAGATAGTATCCATAAAAGGAGGCGCAATTGA
- the mutM gene encoding bifunctional DNA-formamidopyrimidine glycosylase/DNA-(apurinic or apyrimidinic site) lyase, with protein sequence MPELPEVETVRRGLTNLVQGRTILKAEVRWEKIVGMSEVEFDAEISGRKIEKIDRRGKYLLFRLSGNKTLVSHLRMEGAYYTVPAGTKPGKHDLITFHLDQDIDLFYRDTRKFGRMNLVDTPDAMLVAGLAKIGPEPTETDLTLKYMQKEFQRKGAIKPFLLDQSHIAGLGNIYVDETLWMSKIHPLQPANTINLEQLADLRKSIIDELAIATKNHGTTVHSFTTAFGEAGTFQNQLNVYGRAGEPCYRCGTALVKTKVAQRGTTYCPHCQVLHN encoded by the coding sequence ATGCCGGAGCTACCAGAGGTTGAAACAGTAAGACGAGGGTTGACTAACCTCGTTCAAGGACGGACTATCTTAAAGGCAGAAGTACGTTGGGAAAAGATAGTTGGGATGTCAGAAGTTGAATTTGATGCAGAAATTTCGGGGCGCAAGATTGAAAAGATTGATCGGCGGGGGAAATATCTCCTGTTCCGATTAAGTGGTAACAAGACATTAGTTTCACATTTGCGCATGGAAGGAGCATACTATACTGTTCCAGCAGGAACTAAACCAGGTAAACATGATTTAATCACTTTTCATTTAGACCAAGATATTGATCTGTTTTATCGTGATACACGTAAATTCGGGCGTATGAATTTAGTTGATACTCCGGATGCAATGCTGGTAGCAGGGCTGGCAAAAATTGGACCTGAACCAACTGAAACAGATTTAACTTTGAAGTATATGCAAAAAGAGTTTCAACGTAAGGGAGCAATTAAACCCTTCTTGTTGGATCAAAGTCATATAGCTGGATTGGGGAATATTTACGTTGATGAAACATTATGGATGTCTAAAATTCATCCATTACAGCCTGCTAATACAATTAATTTGGAACAATTAGCAGATTTACGAAAATCCATTATTGATGAACTTGCTATAGCTACAAAAAATCATGGAACAACGGTTCATTCTTTTACCACTGCCTTTGGAGAAGCGGGGACTTTTCAAAATCAACTTAATGTTTATGGAAGAGCAGGTGAGCCGTGTTATCGTTGCGGAACTGCGCTCGTAAAAACAAAGGTTGCTCAACGAGGGACAACTTATTGTCCACATTGTCAAGTTCTACATAATTAA
- a CDS encoding DnaD domain protein: protein MPFNIQQKFKVKGIVNLTPKNLESLGNLYLPLIGIEAFAVYMALIQQPQRLKRDNTTTHVELLNQLNLSGPRLIQAREKLEGYGLIRTFEQVLTLESQWVYEINQPIDAEDFLNDKLLVKLLKSYLGDDQFEILKSKLIPDPEVISGNNVSKGLFDIVREDNFDQIDDVASINQPATAWDDARQRNQPALDIDLMFEMLKGYGLDRLTLLQNKESFLIFKKLYSIDDLTLIRLIQGHMLDDHQIDVKGIESSLRQTFKQQQEIKTVSTKENITDQPKTGNLLIDQANQLSPLEFLQNIREQRGGLVTSSEQYAIEQLIKYGRLPNSVINMELYTLSVLQKRKTLPKAILEATYSDWAQAKIKTPGEAIKYIQQREQKIKQNRGAIRGGINKVKLDLIGKISRYKKLAPLIKLSLIK from the coding sequence ATGCCATTTAACATTCAACAAAAATTCAAAGTTAAGGGTATTGTCAACTTAACACCTAAAAATTTAGAAAGTTTGGGTAATTTATATTTACCATTAATTGGGATAGAAGCCTTTGCGGTTTATATGGCACTAATCCAGCAACCGCAAAGATTAAAACGCGATAATACAACCACCCATGTAGAATTATTAAATCAATTAAATTTATCCGGTCCTCGCCTGATTCAAGCACGTGAAAAATTAGAGGGTTACGGACTTATTCGAACTTTTGAACAAGTTTTAACACTTGAATCTCAATGGGTTTATGAAATAAATCAACCGATTGATGCTGAAGATTTTTTAAATGATAAATTACTAGTTAAATTATTAAAATCATATTTGGGGGATGATCAATTTGAAATTTTAAAGAGTAAATTAATTCCAGATCCAGAGGTGATTTCCGGAAATAATGTTTCAAAGGGATTATTTGATATTGTCCGTGAAGATAATTTTGATCAAATTGATGATGTAGCATCGATTAATCAACCAGCAACCGCATGGGATGATGCTCGCCAAAGAAATCAACCAGCACTTGATATAGATCTAATGTTTGAGATGCTTAAAGGTTATGGCTTAGATCGTCTGACATTACTACAAAATAAAGAAAGCTTTTTGATTTTTAAGAAGTTATACTCGATTGATGATTTAACGTTAATCCGATTAATTCAAGGTCATATGCTAGATGATCATCAAATTGATGTAAAGGGAATTGAAAGCTCATTACGACAAACATTTAAACAACAACAAGAGATTAAGACTGTATCCACAAAGGAAAATATAACTGACCAGCCAAAGACTGGTAATCTTTTAATTGATCAAGCAAACCAATTGAGCCCGCTGGAATTCCTACAAAATATTCGAGAGCAACGAGGCGGTTTAGTTACATCAAGTGAGCAATATGCAATTGAACAATTAATCAAATATGGACGATTGCCCAATTCGGTCATAAACATGGAATTGTATACTTTAAGTGTTTTACAAAAACGTAAAACATTACCAAAGGCGATTTTAGAAGCAACTTACTCGGATTGGGCTCAGGCTAAAATTAAAACCCCAGGTGAAGCTATAAAATATATCCAACAACGTGAACAAAAAATTAAGCAAAATCGAGGAGCAATCCGGGGGGGAATCAACAAGGTGAAACTCGACCTGATTGGGAAAATCAGCCGGTACAAGAAGTTAGCTCCGCTGATCAAGCTAAGCTTGATCAAATGA